The Gouania willdenowi chromosome 3, fGouWil2.1, whole genome shotgun sequence genome includes a region encoding these proteins:
- the LOC114458657 gene encoding extensin-like — MPATPSALTPHTGTAGHPGPAHRWDHLRATRRQDKHQATPKREEAPPFTTRPTLPEETPQKRAPSNNPPRIPETHRPATPDHPDIFVLYMVAQASTEGPGPHPTGPNVFQGRTKQHSPPRTPPQTKYSSTPTPQTHSGTSHTRRNRERPSRREARTRTRASTVGEKRGRQRGHSASHGPMSRRTQALPARHRHPTLMPPEEPPPWSPPPITHTPTQDHPRCQHSVDNSGPQTTNPTTPKAAHVRPPTAGIPSCGGILGDHFPGHDGAYRHSFRQEKWDAQA; from the exons ACACACCGGCACAGCAGGCCACCCTGGGCCCGCACACCGCTGGGACCACCTCAGGGCAACCAGGAGAcaagacaagcaccaagccacacccaaaagggaagaggcacccccatTCACCACCAGGCCAACACTGCCCGAAGAGACCCCCCAAAaaagagcccccagcaacaacCCCCCACGCATCCCtgagacccaccgccccgccacACCCGACCATCCTGATATATTTGTACTCTACATGGTGGCCCAggcatcaacagaggggccgggcccccacccaACAGGCCCAAATGT TTTCCAGGGACGGACTAAGCAGCACAGCCCACCCCGCACTCCCCCCCAAACCAAGTACAGtagcacccccaccccccagacGCACtcaggcaccagccacacccGCCGCAACAGGGAGCGACCAAGCAGGAGAGAAGCCCGcacccgcaccagggccagcacagtg GGTGAAAAGAGAGGACGCCAGAGAGGCCACTCCGCCAGCCACGGGCCGATGAGCAGGCGAACCCAAGCACTCCCAGCCAGGCACCGTCACCCCACATTAATGCCGCCAGAAGAGCCCCCTCCATGGAGTCCACCCCCGATCACCCACACGCCGACACAAGACCACCCCCGATGCCAGCACAGCGTGGACAACAGCGGGCCCCAGACCACCAACCCCACCACACCAAAGGCTGCCCATGTGAGGCCACCCACAGCTGGAATTCCTTCATGTGGAGGCATCCTTGGAGACCACTTTCCTGGGCATGACGGTGCCTATAGGCATTCCTTCCGCCAGGAAAAATGGGACGCGCAAGCGTGA